The genomic window ATTACCTTCTGACTGCGTTCCATTGCTTATCCTTTTTCTGCTTTTCGGAGAGCCCGCCTTGAAAACACCAGACCAGTTTCCCAGACCCGTTATGCGAACATCGAGTGTAGCGCGAAAGTTTCTCGCCGCGCATACCCGCTTTGCTCACCTCGTCCTCTGCGCGGTGCTCCTGAGCGCTGGCGGAGCCGCAACAGCCAGCGAAGAGGACCGGGTCCTCGCTGCCGTGGATGCCCTGTTTGATGCCATGCGCAACAGAGACGCTAAGGCGCTGCAATCCGCTTTTCTACCGGAAGGACGCCTGGGTACCGAAGACACCGAGGGGTGGATAAGGTCTGTATCCACCTCGGAGGCTTATCTGGATGAAGTCACCTTTGACGAGACCGTGCTTATCGATGACAGCGTTGCCATGGCCTGGACACCCTACAATCTGTTCGTAAACGGCGAGTTTCACCACTGCGGCATTGATCTCTTCTCATTCCGAAAAGTCGACGGACAGTGGAAGATTCTGCAAATCGATGACACGCGCCGCGAAGAGCCCTGCGACCCCAAGCGACGCGGCGATGAGCGCTAGCCCTAATCAGTCCCCGTAGCGGAAAAAGGCATCCATGGCGCGATAGAGCATGTGCACATCCACCTTGGAACTCACCGCATAGGTGGAATGAATCGACAGCAGGGGCACCCCATAGTCGATGACTTCCATATTGCGCCGGGACAGGGAGCTGCCGATGGTGCCGCCGGAGGCCCGACCTTTGTAGGTCGCCGTTTGCCAGGCAACGCCGGCCTCGTCGAGGTAGGCGCGGTTCCAGGCCATAAACTCGGAGTTGGCATTAAAGCCCCCACCGTAGAGCTTTAGATTGACCCCGTAGCCCAGGCGCGGCGCGTTCCCCGCCTCCCATACACCGGGATAGGTAGGATGGATGCCCGGGTTAACGTCTGAGGACACTACCTTGGTGTGCCGCAGGGCGCGGCGGATATCCATGTCGTTGTAGGCATCGCCGCGCTCCAGGTAAACCAGTTCCGCCAGGAGATCGACGAAGTAGTCGGAGTTGGAACCGGTGTTGTTGATATTGCCCACCTCTTCGTTGTCCACAAGAAATGCGACGGCCGTGCGCGCAGGGTTTTTCTGCTCAAGAATCGCTCGCAGCGCCGTATAAGAAGACAGCTTATCGTCCTGCCCGTAGATCGCCATCATGGCGCGATCAAAACCCACATCCCGAGGCTCCACCGCCGGCACGATCGCCAGCTCCGCAGACACCAGGTCGTCTTCGCTGATGTCGTATTCGGACTTCAAATAGGCCAACACGGAATCCTTCACCGAGTCCTCCGCCGGCGCCATGGAGGCGATGATCGGATCCAGCTCCTCACCCATGATCACGTCGCGATTTTTGCGATTGCGATAGTCCGCATCAACGTGAGGAGAAAGATCCGGAATGATGAAAATGGGATCGTCTTTATCAAGGCCTACGGATACCGCCACACGGGTGCCGTCCTTTTTATCCACATGCCCCACAAGAGCCAGGGGCAGATTCACCCACTGGTAATTTTTGATGCCGCCGTGGCGATAGGTCTGAAAAAGCGCAAACCCATGGGATTCATACAGGGGCCTACCCTTGAGCTCCAGTCGCGGTGAATCGATATGAGCACCGACGACCCGGAAGCCCTCCGCCATGGGCTCCGTCCCGACCACAAAGAGCGTGATCGTGCGATCCCGGTTGACATCGTAGTAGCGATCGCCGGGGCTGAACTTTCCGCTGGCGGGCATGGCTTTAAAGCCCGCTTGTTCAGCGAGACGCACAGCCTCGGTGACAAAACTCAGCTCGGTCTTCGCCCGGCTCATAAAGTCCTTGTAGTCTTCGGCAAAGGCAAAAACCGCAGTCTTCTCTTCGTCAGAGATCATCTCCCATCCGGACTGCGGGCCGTCTGCGTTTTCGGCGGCAGCGGCCTGCAGCGAGATAAACGGCAGGGACAGCATCAGGGATGCTGTGGCCATGGCGCCTGCTGTGCACGCCTGTAAGTACCTTAACAACATGTAGATCGTCTCCTTCTACTCACACAGAGTTTTTCTTCGGGTAACACCTTAGCTGATTCTGGCGCCCTTGCCCCTTGCTCAGTCGAAACAGTCACTCAGTCACCCCTGAAACGGAGAGAACACTAGCGTTCGAAACATGGGGGAACTGCGATACATCTCAGTGATGGAAAAACCTGATGTATTCTTAGTCTACGCGCAAAGTAACCGGGGAATACAGTATGTCCATTCATCGCCCAGGGTCCCTGATGTCACGGCCCGTAAAAACAACGGTCGCCGTGATTCTAGGCTGTATTGTCAGCACGCTCCTGACGGGCTGCGACCCGGGTGATGGGGATGATCTTCCACCGCCGTCCGGCGACTCCACGCTGATTTACAATGCCCTGATCATCGACGGCACCGGCACCACGGCACGACGCGGCGCCGTGAGAATAGCCCGGGACAGCATCGTCGACGTAGGGGACCTGTCCCCCATCGACGGTGAGCAGGCAATCGATGCCCGGGGGCTCGTACTGGCACCGGGCTTTATCGACACTCACAGTCACCATGATGATGAGGGCGCGCTGCGGAACAATCCCGACGCTCTGCCCCTCCTCACCCAGGGTATTACCACCTCCGTGTTCGGACAGGATGGGGGTCATCACCTACCCCTCGCGGACTTCCTGTCGGATTTTGACAGGGAGCCGGCGGCGGTAAACATCGCCTCCTATGTGGGCCACAATACGATCCGGGAGCGCGTCATGGGCAACGATGCCAAACGACCCGCGAATCCGGAGGAAGTCGAGGCCATGCGCAGCCTCCTGCTCTCGGAGTTGCAGGCGGGGGCATTGGGGCTGTCCACGGGTCTCGAATATGAGCCCGGTATTTACTCCCGGCGCGAAGAAGTGCTCGCCCTGGCGGCTGCCACCGCGGCCCAGGGTGGTCGCTACATTTCCCATGTGCGATCCGAAGACAGATTTCTGTGGGACGCCATGGATGAGATCATCGATATCGGCCGACAGACCGGCATTCCCGTACAGATATCGCATATCAAACTTGCGGCAAAAAAGTTGTGGAACCAGGCGCCGGAACTCCTGGAGAAGCTTGACGCCGCCCGCGCCGAGGGCATCGACATCACGGCGGATGTTTATCCCTACGAGTATTGGGCGTCCACCATGTGGGTACTGCTGCCCGACCGAGATGCCGACAACCTCGAAGAAATCGCCTTTGTTTTGGATCAGCTAACCCCCGCATCGGGAATCATTTTCACCCGGTACGAGGCCAACCCCGACTACGTGAATCAATCCGTCGCGGAAATTGCCAAGAGCCGCGGCACCTCCGAAGTACAAACCTTTTCGGACTTGCTCAAGGAGTCCGAGGCCTGGTCCGAAGCAAACGGCGGTGCCTCAGCAGAAATGATCATGGGGCGCTCCATGACTGAGACCGATATCGAGACGTTTTTGCGCTGGGAACACAGCAATGTCTGCAGTGACGGCGGATTTACCGGACATCCACGAGGTCACGGCAGCTTTCCGCGGGTGCTGGCCCGCTATGTGCGTGACAGACAAACCCTCAGTCTCGAAACCGCCGTGGCGGCAATGACGTCCCGCGCCGCGAATCACATGGGTTTTGCGGACCGCGGTCGCATCGCCCCGGGTATGAAAGCAGATCTAGTCCTTTTTGATCCCGAGAGCATTCAGGATCACGCGGGCATTCGCGATGGGCAGGTGCTATCTACGGGTGTGGACAGCGTTTGGGTAAATGGGCAGCGGGTGCTGAAAGACGGCGAATCAACGCAGGTCTTTCCGGGCCAGGTGCTGAGGCGGTCATCTCAGGAAGGCGCGTTGCCTCAAGAAGGCGGTGCAAACGCCGATTAGCGTTTCAGTGCGCTCCTCAGGCGCTGCGCCAAACGAGCGGGATACACCTTGTCCAGGGTCACCACCTCACAACCCTGGAACGCCGTAAACCGCCCCACCGCATCGGCAAACGCGTCGATCACCGGGTCATCACCAAAACTTTCCGCCTCGCAGTGGAGGCTCTTGATTTCGAGGCGCCTGTCTTTGCGATGGGCCTTGCAATCCATGCGTCCCACAAAGTCATCGCGGTACAGAAGGGGCAGGGAGAAGTAGCCGTGGCGCCGCTTGGCCGCGGGCACATAACACTCCAACTGATAATCGTAATCAAAGAGCGTCTTCAGGCGCTCCCGCTGAATCACCGCATTATCAAAGGGAGAAAGAATCCGCATACGAGGCGCGGCGCGGGGTAGCTTGCGTTCCAGCATGCCGGCCTCGACAACAAAGGCCTCACCCGGGGGACTCCTGAGCTCTTCCAATTCACCGCTCCCAAGGCCCTCTTCCACGCGGTGTTTCACCGCTTTTCGAAGCGCTGAATCCTTACGAAGATAGGTGACGCCGCGCAGGGACACACAGGCGTGACAGCGCAGTTGCTGCTGTAACAAATGCTCGGCAAATTCCTCGATGCCGGGGGTTTGGGTGTTTACCTGAGAGGGCAGCACACGCTCCGTGAGGTCGTAGGTTTTCTGAAAGCCCTCACGATCACTGACCATAAGCTCGCCTTCCATATACAGCTGCTCCAGTGCCTTTTTGGCGGGCTTCCAGTCCCACCAACCGGCTCTGTTCGGTCTGGTGGTTTCGAGATCCCGGGAGCGCAGGGGACCGTCAACACGAATACGCTCCAGAAGCCGTCGCATCAAAGGTCTATCGGGCGATTTAAACCAATGAACCTTGCCATTTTTAATGGCATTTTTGTAAGGCAGGGAAAAACGGAAATCCTCCATGGGTAAAAACGCCGCCGCGTGACTCCAATACTCAAAGATCTTTCGCTCGGTCAGCAACTGGTTCGTCATGGTGGGAATAAATCCCGGAACCCGGGAGTAAAGAACATGATGATGGGCGCGCTCAACCACGGAGATCGAATCGATCTGCACGTAGCCCAGATGATTGATGGCGTTAACCGCACCCGCAATACCACTGCCAAAGGGTTTTGATTGCAGCAGGCCCTGGGCAGCCAGGGCATGCCGGCGAAGTCGGGGGATGCTCATCTACGTCAGTCCAGGATCCCCGATAACCAGTGCAGCGTATTCAGGGCGAACTGGGCGTTCTCCTGAGCAATGGGTGCGTTCATGCCCATGGGCCGGCGCTCTTCACCCAGGGTCTGGGCACTAAACATTGCCGCCTCTCCAAACACCGCAACACGTCCTCCACCAAAGGATAGGGCGATACCCTGATACCAACCCTCAATATCGACTCTCGGTGTGCGCTCCGTGAACACCGCGGGCTCTTCGGGATAAAGCTGCTCCGTCGCCGGCCCGAACACCAGTAATGGCGCGAAGGCCCCTTCGGCCTTGAAAGCATGGCCAGTGAAGGTCGCGACGGCATTAATCTTCTCAGTCACCCGTCGGCCGTTGCTAATGCCGTGATTCCTTAAGGTGCCATTCTCCCGGGAAAAAACGATGGGGGGTCGCGGTGATTCAAAACCTGTACGAATGGCGTAGCCGTTCTCGAATTCCACCCCAAAAGCCGCCGCCAGCGCCTTTGCAGCCGCCGGCATGGGCATATGATCGGCAATGAGCAGTAATGCCCCCCCACCCGCCACCCACTTCCTTACGGCGGAAATTTCATCGGGGGTAAACGCCGGGTAATTAGGTAGGGACCAGTCGTTCACGTTCTTCTCGGAGAGAGCATTTGCGATGACCAGAATCCGGCCCTGGGACAGAGCCTGCGGGGTAAACCCGGCGCTCAGGGACTGCACAACATAGCCATCACTTCGCAGGAGCTCGGCAAACGGTTTGTAGCGACCCTCCGCGGTGTGAAAGTTGTGATGGCTTTCGTCTATGAGGACAACCGGGCCCTGCCCATAGGCATAAGCAGGCCCCTCAGCTTGTGTGCTGAATGTGCTGTCGACGACCTGGGTATCCTGCGCTGCACAGGCAGCGAGGAGGAAAAACATGCCCAGGGAACAAACCCGGAACAGATGGCGGCAAGGCAAAACGGTTTCTCCCGGGAAACGAGGACTTCGCCAGTGTGCCCCAGAACGCCAGGGGATGCATGTAATCGCGGCTCGGGGCTTGAAGAAGGCATGAAGAGGGCTTGCAGATGGCGTGCCCGTAAGTTGTCCCCAATCTTCACAAACAAAAAAGGCTTAGGTGAATCATCACCTAAGCCTTTTTTGTTTTGTATGGTCGGGACGGCAGGATTTGAACCTGCGACCACCACACCCCCAGTGTGGTGCGCTACCAGGCTGCGCTACGCCCCGAATGGCAGACCGGACTACTCAGAGAGAAGTCACGCCACTTGCCGAGGCGGCATTATACGCAAGTAATTGTTGGTGACAATGGATGAGTGCAAGTCTCAAGGCAGTTACTCTCTGCCACGCTGGGCGCCACGCAGAGCCGAGCTATTGCCGCTGAAAAAGAATCAGCGCCCGGGCTTGAGCAGTTCGAGCAATTCTTCCAGGTCGTCGATGGTTTCCTGAATCACGGCATCGATATGCGTGGGGTGAACGCCTTTGGTCTTCTCGTCGGTCATGCGCTGCCGCGCCCCGCCGATGGTGTAGCCGTCATCGTAGAGCAAGGTGCGAATCTGTCGGATTGTGAGAACGTCTTCTCGCTGATAGTAGCGGCGGTTACCGCGGCGCTTGACGGGCTTGAGCTGAGGAAATTCCTGCTCCCAGTAACGCAGTACATGGGGCTTTACGGCGCAGAGTTCACTGACCTCACCAATCGTGAAGTAGCGCTTGCCCGGGATTGCCGGCAGTTCGTTATTGTGACTCGGTTCCAGCATATTCTTCTACTCTGGCCTTGAGCTTCTGCCCTGGCCTGAAGGTTACCACTCTGCGGGCGGAAATCGGAATCTCTTCACCCGTCTTTGGGTTACGTCCGGGTCGCTGATTTTTGTCACGGAGATCGAAATTACCGAAACCCGACAGCTTTACCTGCTCATTGTTCTCCAGGCAAACGCGGATCTCTTCGAAAAACAGCTCGACTATTTCTTTCGCCTCGCGCTTGTTAAGCCCGAGTTCCTCGAATAACCGCTCTGCCATTTCGGACTTGGTCAGTGCGCTCATGTTTAACCGCCCCGGTGAAACCTTGCCTGGAAACTTAGACGTTGCGTTAGACGTTTATTGGGAACGCTAACCGCGAAGCTCCGCTTGATAGTTTTCTTTTAGTGAATCAACAACTTGCTGAATACATGTGTTGACTTCATTATCATCAAGAGTGCGCGAATGGTCCTGAAAAGTCAAACCTAGAGCGACACTTTTTCTAGCAGGATCAATGCCTTTGCCCTCATAGACATCAAAGAGGGTTAAGTCTTGAAGGTAAGCGCCTGCGGTAGCTCGAACATTGGCTAGAAGTTCACCAGCTTTGACCGTTTTGTCGACGATCACGGCAATATCGCGACGCAAAGCCGGATATCGGGAGACCGGCGTAAAGGCCGGAATAGCCGCCGCGCGCAGCATCTCGAGGTCCAGTTCAGCGACCACCACGGGCAGATCGAAGTCCAACTTCTTTTGCAAAGTGGGATGTAAAACCCCCACAAAACCCACGGTCTCATCACCGCGCTTGAGCCAGGCGGTCTGGCCGGGGTGCAGGCCACTGCGCTCCCCCGCTTCAAAACGGAAGGAGGCCGCGTCGCCGGTTAAGGCCAACAGGGCTTCTACATCCCCCTTGAGATCATAGAAATCCGCGTTGCGTCCGGGATCAGCCCAGCCTTCGGCAGCCTGGGAACCACAGACCAGCATCGCCAGCCCCGGTCGCTGGGTCAGGCCCTCGGAGCCGGGCACAAAGCGCAGCCCGGTCTCAAAGAGACGCACCCGCGGTTGCTGGCGCTTGACGTTGTGCTGAGCAGTTCGCAACAACCCCGCCAAGAGGCTGCTGCGCATCACCGCGTGCTCCGGGGAAATCGGATTGTTAAGTGCGACAGGCTCTATCGCCGGATCGAGGGCTTTTTGGATATCGGCATCCACGAAGCTGTAGCAAATCGCCTCAAAGTAATCCCTCGCCACAAGAGCCCGGCGCAGTTGCTGGAGATGCAGCTTTTCCTCGGGAATAGCCGGCAGGACCACATCCGCGCGGATGCGTGTCACGGGCAGATTGTTGTAACCGTAAACCCGGGCCAGCTCCTCAAGAAGATCCGCCTCGATTCGCAGGTCAAAACGCCAGCTGGGTACGG from Congregibacter litoralis KT71 includes these protein-coding regions:
- a CDS encoding DUF4350 domain-containing protein, with amino-acid sequence MPCRHLFRVCSLGMFFLLAACAAQDTQVVDSTFSTQAEGPAYAYGQGPVVLIDESHHNFHTAEGRYKPFAELLRSDGYVVQSLSAGFTPQALSQGRILVIANALSEKNVNDWSLPNYPAFTPDEISAVRKWVAGGGALLLIADHMPMPAAAKALAAAFGVEFENGYAIRTGFESPRPPIVFSRENGTLRNHGISNGRRVTEKINAVATFTGHAFKAEGAFAPLLVFGPATEQLYPEEPAVFTERTPRVDIEGWYQGIALSFGGGRVAVFGEAAMFSAQTLGEERRPMGMNAPIAQENAQFALNTLHWLSGILD
- a CDS encoding N-acyl-D-amino-acid deacylase family protein: MSIHRPGSLMSRPVKTTVAVILGCIVSTLLTGCDPGDGDDLPPPSGDSTLIYNALIIDGTGTTARRGAVRIARDSIVDVGDLSPIDGEQAIDARGLVLAPGFIDTHSHHDDEGALRNNPDALPLLTQGITTSVFGQDGGHHLPLADFLSDFDREPAAVNIASYVGHNTIRERVMGNDAKRPANPEEVEAMRSLLLSELQAGALGLSTGLEYEPGIYSRREEVLALAAATAAQGGRYISHVRSEDRFLWDAMDEIIDIGRQTGIPVQISHIKLAAKKLWNQAPELLEKLDAARAEGIDITADVYPYEYWASTMWVLLPDRDADNLEEIAFVLDQLTPASGIIFTRYEANPDYVNQSVAEIAKSRGTSEVQTFSDLLKESEAWSEANGGASAEMIMGRSMTETDIETFLRWEHSNVCSDGGFTGHPRGHGSFPRVLARYVRDRQTLSLETAVAAMTSRAANHMGFADRGRIAPGMKADLVLFDPESIQDHAGIRDGQVLSTGVDSVWVNGQRVLKDGESTQVFPGQVLRRSSQEGALPQEGGANAD
- a CDS encoding aminopeptidase 1, producing MATASLMLSLPFISLQAAAAENADGPQSGWEMISDEEKTAVFAFAEDYKDFMSRAKTELSFVTEAVRLAEQAGFKAMPASGKFSPGDRYYDVNRDRTITLFVVGTEPMAEGFRVVGAHIDSPRLELKGRPLYESHGFALFQTYRHGGIKNYQWVNLPLALVGHVDKKDGTRVAVSVGLDKDDPIFIIPDLSPHVDADYRNRKNRDVIMGEELDPIIASMAPAEDSVKDSVLAYLKSEYDISEDDLVSAELAIVPAVEPRDVGFDRAMMAIYGQDDKLSSYTALRAILEQKNPARTAVAFLVDNEEVGNINNTGSNSDYFVDLLAELVYLERGDAYNDMDIRRALRHTKVVSSDVNPGIHPTYPGVWEAGNAPRLGYGVNLKLYGGGFNANSEFMAWNRAYLDEAGVAWQTATYKGRASGGTIGSSLSRRNMEVIDYGVPLLSIHSTYAVSSKVDVHMLYRAMDAFFRYGD
- a CDS encoding nuclear transport factor 2 family protein, encoding MKTPDQFPRPVMRTSSVARKFLAAHTRFAHLVLCAVLLSAGGAATASEEDRVLAAVDALFDAMRNRDAKALQSAFLPEGRLGTEDTEGWIRSVSTSEAYLDEVTFDETVLIDDSVAMAWTPYNLFVNGEFHHCGIDLFSFRKVDGQWKILQIDDTRREEPCDPKRRGDER
- the ihfA gene encoding integration host factor subunit alpha; the encoded protein is MSALTKSEMAERLFEELGLNKREAKEIVELFFEEIRVCLENNEQVKLSGFGNFDLRDKNQRPGRNPKTGEEIPISARRVVTFRPGQKLKARVEEYAGTESQ
- a CDS encoding MerR family transcriptional regulator, coding for MLEPSHNNELPAIPGKRYFTIGEVSELCAVKPHVLRYWEQEFPQLKPVKRRGNRRYYQREDVLTIRQIRTLLYDDGYTIGGARQRMTDEKTKGVHPTHIDAVIQETIDDLEELLELLKPGR
- a CDS encoding winged helix-turn-helix domain-containing protein is translated as MSIPRLRRHALAAQGLLQSKPFGSGIAGAVNAINHLGYVQIDSISVVERAHHHVLYSRVPGFIPTMTNQLLTERKIFEYWSHAAAFLPMEDFRFSLPYKNAIKNGKVHWFKSPDRPLMRRLLERIRVDGPLRSRDLETTRPNRAGWWDWKPAKKALEQLYMEGELMVSDREGFQKTYDLTERVLPSQVNTQTPGIEEFAEHLLQQQLRCHACVSLRGVTYLRKDSALRKAVKHRVEEGLGSGELEELRSPPGEAFVVEAGMLERKLPRAAPRMRILSPFDNAVIQRERLKTLFDYDYQLECYVPAAKRRHGYFSLPLLYRDDFVGRMDCKAHRKDRRLEIKSLHCEAESFGDDPVIDAFADAVGRFTAFQGCEVVTLDKVYPARLAQRLRSALKR